Proteins from a single region of Dehalococcoidales bacterium:
- a CDS encoding tagatose 1,6-diphosphate aldolase — translation MTSLSVGKLRGLQQIAGPEGIFTICALDHRGSFRNMINRENPQAVTYDEMVSRKMELCSTLGPHASALLIDPLFGAAQCIGQGILPRSTGLLVSTEATGYEGGKEHRVTTLLEGWGVEKIKRMGASAAKILVYYRPDIQPLAGEQLKTVNAVAEDCIKYDLPFLVEPVSYPVGNEADNPAEFARRKEEIVIQTARDISSLPIDVLKAEFPSDLRYRQDTLELVDICRRLDKASRVPWVILSAGVDFDTFARQVEIACRAGASGFLGGRAIWQEAMDIGDTAERIRFLSTVAVDRTMKLAEIATRHGTPWYQRYDISTTELAGVSEGWYRQY, via the coding sequence ATGACGAGTCTATCTGTCGGTAAGCTCAGAGGGTTGCAGCAGATTGCCGGTCCGGAGGGCATCTTCACCATCTGTGCCCTCGACCATCGCGGGTCTTTCCGCAATATGATTAACCGGGAGAATCCGCAGGCCGTCACCTATGATGAAATGGTCAGCCGCAAGATGGAGTTGTGCTCTACCCTGGGACCGCACGCCAGCGCCCTGCTGATTGACCCCTTGTTCGGTGCCGCCCAGTGCATCGGTCAGGGTATCCTGCCCAGGAGCACCGGTTTGCTGGTCAGCACCGAGGCTACCGGCTACGAAGGCGGTAAAGAACACCGCGTAACCACGTTGCTGGAAGGGTGGGGAGTGGAGAAAATCAAGCGGATGGGGGCCTCGGCGGCGAAGATACTGGTCTACTACCGGCCCGACATCCAACCTCTCGCCGGCGAGCAACTGAAGACCGTCAACGCCGTGGCCGAAGACTGCATCAAATATGACCTCCCCTTCCTGGTCGAACCGGTGAGCTATCCGGTAGGCAACGAAGCTGACAATCCCGCTGAATTCGCCCGGCGGAAGGAAGAAATCGTCATTCAGACCGCCCGCGATATCTCGTCACTGCCGATAGATGTCCTCAAGGCGGAGTTCCCCTCTGACCTGCGTTACCGGCAGGACACACTCGAACTTGTCGATATCTGCCGCCGACTGGATAAGGCCTCCCGTGTTCCCTGGGTCATCCTGAGTGCCGGCGTGGACTTCGATACCTTCGCTCGACAGGTGGAAATCGCCTGCCGGGCCGGTGCTTCCGGCTTCCTCGGGGGGCGCGCCATCTGGCAGGAGGCCATGGACATTGGCGATACCGCGGAGAGGATAAGGTTCCTCTCGACAGTCGCCGTGGACCGCACCATGAAGCTGGCCGAGATAGCCACCAGGCACGGTACGCCGTGGTACCAGCGATATGACATCAGCACCACCGAACTGGCCGGCGTCTCCGAGGGATGGTACCGGCAGTACTGA
- the rpsL gene encoding 30S ribosomal protein S12: protein MPTVNQLVRKGRKRNTEKTRTPALHYVYNALKNRMVWGAGAPQKRGVCVQVKTTTPKKPNSALRKIARVRLTNGIEVTAYIPGEGHELQEHSVVLIRGGRVKDLPGVRYHIVRGTLDTDGVNGRRRGRSKYGAKRPKAAAGI from the coding sequence GTGCCAACCGTTAATCAGCTGGTCCGAAAAGGACGCAAAAGAAATACTGAAAAGACCAGGACACCGGCGTTGCATTATGTCTATAATGCCCTGAAGAACCGGATGGTCTGGGGGGCTGGCGCTCCCCAGAAACGGGGTGTCTGTGTTCAGGTTAAGACAACCACCCCCAAGAAGCCTAATTCTGCGCTACGCAAGATAGCCAGGGTCAGGTTGACCAACGGGATAGAGGTGACCGCCTACATTCCCGGAGAGGGGCACGAGTTGCAGGAGCACTCGGTGGTGCTCATCCGCGGTGGGCGGGTAAAAGACTTGCCTGGTGTCCGCTATCATATAGTACGGGGAACACTGGATACTGACGGTGTCAACGGCCGCCGCAGGGGTCGCAGTAAGTACGGTGCGAAACGACCCAAGGCAGCCGCCGGGATTTAG
- the rpsG gene encoding 30S ribosomal protein S7, giving the protein MSRRARAIKRPKIRPDANYQSIVIAKLINKVMRDGKKSKAESIVFGALDIIGQQGSKSPLTDMELAIRNATPQLKVKSRRVGGATYQVPVEVTSDIGQSLALRWLVDSARARTGKSMAEKLAAELSDASKGQGVTVKKRDDTHRMAEANRAFAHYRW; this is encoded by the coding sequence ATGTCTAGGCGAGCTCGAGCTATTAAGAGACCAAAGATTCGCCCTGATGCGAATTATCAGAGCATTGTTATCGCCAAGCTCATCAACAAGGTAATGAGGGATGGCAAAAAGAGCAAGGCGGAGAGCATAGTTTTCGGTGCTCTGGATATCATAGGACAGCAGGGGTCGAAATCCCCGCTGACGGACATGGAACTGGCGATAAGAAACGCTACTCCCCAGCTCAAGGTCAAGTCACGCCGTGTCGGTGGGGCCACTTACCAGGTGCCGGTGGAGGTTACTTCGGATATCGGTCAGTCTCTGGCTTTGCGCTGGCTGGTGGATTCGGCCAGGGCGAGGACCGGCAAGTCAATGGCGGAGAAACTGGCCGCCGAACTCAGTGACGCCTCCAAGGGGCAGGGGGTCACGGTCAAAAAACGTGATGATACCCATCGTATGGCTGAAGCCAACCGGGCTTTTGCCCATTATCGGTGGTGA